The Levilactobacillus namurensis genomic interval CGGATTAATATCGTCTGAGCTAGGAACTGCGTATACTGGTGATGGTGGTCTGTATGATTGGGTTCGCAAGGCATTCGGGCCCCGTTGGGGGGGCCGGTTGGCCTGGCTCTACTGGATCAACTATCCGTTATGGATGGCAAGTTTAGCGGTCCTGTTCGTTCAAGTGGGTGCGCAAATCTTCCAGTTAAAGATCAACACCTTTTGGTCGATTGTCATTCAGCTACTCTTTGTATGGGTCGTTGTGTTAGTTGGTAATAAGCCAGTTTCGGAAAGTAAATGGATCATGAACTTGGCAGCGTTCGCGAAAATCGTTACCATTCTCGCTCTAGGTGGTTTGGGAATCTATGTTGCCATGACAAAAGGGATTGCGAATAACTTTACCCTGCACACCATGATGCCCCAGATGAATCTGTCTGGGTTAACGAATTTATCGGTCATTATCTTTAACTTCTTAGGGTTTGAAGTTGTGGCGACGATGGCTGATGATATGGATAATCCTAAGGAACAAATCCCACAAGCCATTATCTATGGTGGTATTCTGATTGCGGTCTTCTACTTGGTTGCCGCCTTTGGAATGGGCGTTGCTATTCCAACGGATAAATTATCGGCTTCTAGCGGCTTGATTGATAGTTTTATTCTACTGATCGGTAAGCTCAATTGGTTTGTTGTCCTGATTGGAATTTTCTTCCTGTACATCTTAATTTCGGAAATGATTTCTTGGGCCTTGGGTGTGAACTACGTGGCGGATTACGCTGGTAAGGATCACACATTGCCGAGCGTTTTCGCTAAGGAAGATGCCAAGGGGATGCCCGTAGGAACGGGTTACTTGAACGGTATTATTGCATCAATCTTAGTGATTGCGGCACCGTTTATTCCTAACCAAGATATTTTCTGGGCCTTCTTCTCCTTGAACGTGGTTGCGTTGCTCTTGTCTTACACCATGCTATTCCCGGCATTCTGGAAGCTGCGCAAGGACGACCCCGATACGCCACGACCTTTTAAGGTTCCTGGTGGTAAGACTATGATCAATCTGATGACCTGGGTTCCCGAAGTTCTATTGATTTTGACGGTTATTTTCAGTATCTTCCCCATGAATTCATCTGCAGCTGAAGTTTCGGCGAAGGTTCCCGTTCTCATCGGGACAATCATTACGTTAGTGGTTGGTGA includes:
- a CDS encoding APC family permease, translated to METNKKKFRLFDAVLMSVVVIMVVESVAPAAAIGPSQFFWWIFLLILFFIPYGLISSELGTAYTGDGGLYDWVRKAFGPRWGGRLAWLYWINYPLWMASLAVLFVQVGAQIFQLKINTFWSIVIQLLFVWVVVLVGNKPVSESKWIMNLAAFAKIVTILALGGLGIYVAMTKGIANNFTLHTMMPQMNLSGLTNLSVIIFNFLGFEVVATMADDMDNPKEQIPQAIIYGGILIAVFYLVAAFGMGVAIPTDKLSASSGLIDSFILLIGKLNWFVVLIGIFFLYILISEMISWALGVNYVADYAGKDHTLPSVFAKEDAKGMPVGTGYLNGIIASILVIAAPFIPNQDIFWAFFSLNVVALLLSYTMLFPAFWKLRKDDPDTPRPFKVPGGKTMINLMTWVPEVLLILTVIFSIFPMNSSAAEVSAKVPVLIGTIITLVVGEIVVRYAEKHHSEPVKTTSVHQN